The Puntigrus tetrazona isolate hp1 chromosome 3, ASM1883169v1, whole genome shotgun sequence genome contains a region encoding:
- the txn2 gene encoding thioredoxin, mitochondrial, translated as MAFRLLARRVCGLSVRDARRPPAAVWCSSSFSSALSPSPALLPLPRLLPLSSRRSVSFNVQDHDDFTDRVINSQLPVLVDFHAQWCGPCKILGPRLEKAIAKQKGRVTMAKVDIDEHTDLAIEYGVSAVPTVIAMRGGDVIDQFVGIKDEDQLDSFVQKLIGQ; from the exons ATGGCGTTCAGGCTGCTGGCTCGGAGGGTTTGTGGGCTTTCCGTCAGGGATGCGAGGCGTCCGCCGGCCGCCGTCTGGTGCTCCTCGTCCTTCTCCTCGGCTCTGAGCCCGTCTCCGGCGCTGCTCCCGCTCCCGCGCCTCCTCCCGCTGTCCTCCCGCAGGAGCGTGTCCTTCAACGTGCAGGACCACGACGACTTCACCGACCGAGTCATCAACAGCCAGCTGCCCGTCCTCGTCGACTTCCACGCGCA GTGGTGTGGTCCGTGTAAGATCCTCGGCCCGCGGCTGGAGAAGGCCATCGCCAAGCAGAAGGGCCGCGTGACCATGGCCAAAGTCGACATCGACGAACACACGGACCTCGCCATCGAGTACGGG GTGTCGGCGGTTCCCACGGTGATCGCCATGCGCGGCGGCGATGTCATCGACCAGTTCGTGGGCATCAAAGACGAAGACCAGCTGGATTCTTTTGTGCAGAAGCTGATTGGACAGTGA